The DNA sequence CACAGTGGAAAATAAAGCCAAGCTAAAATATGCTAAAATGCACTTTGATGAGATTAACAGCAAACAGAAGGAAGTAAAGTATCAGTTTATTTTTTTGTCACCAACTGATTTTTCTTCATTTTTCGAGATGATTAGTTCAGGAAAATTTGAAGGCTATGTTAGTAATCTCGAAGCTGAACTTATGAACAATGGCTAAACGGGGAAAGCTGTGATATAAAGATCGATAGAACTTCAGAAAAAGGTCTGAATTTAAGGACCATAGGCAAAACGCTACAATAAGAAGAATAATTGAGAGACAAACCCCGGGTTTGTGGAAATTGAGAACTGTACCGTTCAGAGTCTGGTATGAGATAAACGAGGAAGAAAGAAAAGTTACACTCAGAACTATCCTACACAAAGACGACGCTATGAAGTATTATTAGAGATTCTTCAGGAACTCCCTGGCATTCCTGACCTTGCCCTTCCGTATGTCCTGTTCGCTTCTTTCTAGTTGATCCATGACATACTCATTTTCAAGAGTCTCAATGGTAGCCTCAAGGCTATCCAAGTCAGATTTAGGTATGCTTACAAGTCTAGATTTCTCAGTGGTCATTACTTATACTCATATCTTTCTAGATTTTAATACCTTTTGGTATGCTTCGTCTCAAATCCATCCCTAACCCCTCTTTGAGCCTTCGCCAATTGCTATATGCTCCTCGCTTCCATGCACACTGAGCATATTATTCACTCCGGCTGGGGTGCAATTTGAGTGGAACACGTAGGAAGGGCATTTTTGACTGCACAATCACGCTACGCTCAGTGCGTGATAATATGAGGGAGATTCCCGTTTTGTGTCTGCCTACGACTATTCAAAGAACGATAAAGTACGACCCTGCATAAATATTCATCTAAATAAAGTATTACGGAGAAAAATTTTTAAATTGAATTGGGTATGTCTACTATGGAAAGCGACACAGAGGAGGACAGTGGCACTGGTAGAAACCAGTTAGTTGGGAATATTGGCCTCTATTATGTATGTTATGAGCTGAGCAAAAGAGGATGGAATGCCATGCCTACGGCCCGTAATGCAAGAGGGGTAGATATAGTAATATATAACCAAAAGGGAACCGTTTCACATACCCTTCAAGTGAAGAGTCTCACGAAAAGAAATCCCGCTCCTTTTGGAAGCAATCTAGGCAGCCTGATAGCTGAATACATTTTCATTGTGAATAATGTATATGAAATGCCCAACTTATACATTGTTGATACATCAACTGCTAAGCCAAGAATACACGAGGGTATCAAGAATGGTAGAAAGAGCTACTGGTTTCAACCCAGAGATTATGATGAATTTAAGGACAACTGGGACATTATAGGGCAGGGGGCAACAAATGGTCAAAAACTCTAATTCTAAGCAACGAAATGTCGAAAATTTGTCTGGGAAAGTGGTTAGCTTATTCTTCATGATAAATTCATTGAAAGACCTTCTTGAGAAACCCCAAACTGTCATGCCTACAAAGACCATAGCACAACGCTATCAAGAACTTAGGGAAATGCTTAATGAGATACAGCCAACTATGACTGCCATGCTCCCTCCGATAGATCCAGATAGTGTCTCTGTTGAGGAACTCAGGATAGCATTCCAAATGATGTTCGCTGTTAGTGTCCCGTTTATTATGGATTATTCACAAGCATTTGAGAACCTGCTCAAAGTCGCTCATTCATTTATGGGGCCAAGTTCTCAAGGGCGAGATTTTCTGGAGCCCCATAAGCAGCTACTATTTGCACTAGGTCTCGGCGAGGAATGGGCCTCGGCGGTCATTTTTCTATCAATGCTTGAGATAATGATTAACGAGAAGTTAATTCAGCTGGGAGAAAATCGTGGCAAACTTAATGACAAATCTTTCCAGGACAAGGTGAAATTGCTTTCTGAAAAGGGAGGGCACAAGGGTATAGAGATTAACAGTTTATTTGCCGATTCCTTTTACAGAATCAGAAGCAAGGTGCTGCACGAGGGTAGAAAACCAACATCCGATGAGCTACAAAAGATAAGCGATTTCATACGCGAGTTTTATCAGTCGATTACACAAATTAGATAGGCCAAGTAGTATTCCCTTAAAACTTTAAGCAAATCCCGACCAGACAATTCTTAATTTGCTCTGTTTGTGGCTGATTTTCAAAAAATTGCTTGAAAGCATTGTCAAGTGCGAACACAAGTAATCCAGAGATGTTGATGCCGTATATGTGGGCCTTTTCTACGAGTTAATTGCCAACTTTTAATGTAAGATTTTAGGGTGTCGCATGTTTTAGCAAGCAACGATTCTCATTCTCTCCCCTGGCTTTTCTCCCAATTCCATGCTTGGTACAACCATAAGGTTATATGCAATGGTCTTTAGGCCTATTGCAATATCATAAGACCTGTTCCTTGTGTACCATATATTCCGTGCTCTCATGATCTCCTTAAGGATAGAAAATGTCTGCTCTTATTCTCATTAGAAGGAATATAGCGAAGCATTTCACCTTCATCCTATCATAAAACTTAATCAGTTTCCCTTCTTTATTCTTCTTTTGCTGATGCCATTATGTGGATTTGTTTATCCCTAATGATTTCCTTTTCTTAGGGTCAATAGATGCTATTTTGTCTCTTACATTAACGTATCATTTCTTTATATGGTTATATCTGGTATTTTAAAGTCAAGTGATTTTGTTTTGTCTAGTATAAATTTGCTGAATTTCCTGATATTCTCAAGCATTAAATTTTCAAGAGTATGCTTTTTTTCCGAACTCATAACATCGTTTGAAATTCTCTTTGATTTTTTCAATCAATAATTTTGGATCTCTTCAACATTGTGGGGGTAATTTCAGACCTCCTGCCACCAGATAGATGATCGTGTCCCTGTACTCATGGGCCTTGAACCCATAAGAACGCTTGAATGCTGTCCGGATCTTGTTGTTCAGTCCCTCAACAACAGCGGAATTTATTCCGGATCGTATGGCTTCCATTATGCCAGCAAGATGCCGATTTATGGTCTTTCCAAGCTTGATGATATCCGGCATCCTTGATCGGGATGCCCATGATATCCATTTCCTCAGGTATGATTCAGCAATGCCTGCATTGACCTGCCATAATCTCTGCAGGGCGATCTTGAAATGATATGCATGCGATGTCTGCAGATCAAGGGATTTCACGGACATGAGGCGATCTCTCTCCTTTTGTAAGAGATCACTGAAATTCTTCAGCCAGTCATATCTTGTGTGTTTGAGGATTTCATTCTCCCTTGACTCCTTACGCCTGATCCTGTCAAGTGCATCATTCATCATCTTTATGACGTGGAAGTGATCGAAGACAATTGATGAATCCGGAAAATACCGTTTAGCGCCGGATATGTATGGCGGGCACATGTCCATTGTGATGTGCTCTATGTTCCTGACATCAAGGAATGGATTCTTCTGCATGAACTTCATGAAAACATCGGAATCCTTTCCCTCCTCGATGTGTATGACCCTGCTGTTCTTTATGTCGTAAAAGAGAGTAACATAGACATGATGCTTCTCCACGGAGAATTCGTCTATTCCCAGCACTGATATGCCAGAGAGATCCTGATCTTTCCTGGCCTCATCCACATAATGTTTCAGGATTCTCCAGACAGAATCCTCATTGATTCCCACAATCCTTGCAACTGAAGATACCGGCATCTCTTTGCCCATCTCCACAACCATTGCTTCAAAGTGCAGCGAGAATCCCGATCCCTTTCTTGCCCATGGCAGATCAGCGGTCTTCTTTCCATGCTGATCACATTTTATTCTGGGTTCCCTTGCATGCACGTATGTGGGATACTGGAATACGTTCAGGTGCCTCCATGTGCGTTCCTCAGTGTCGTGTACTCCATATGGTATTCCACAGACAGGGCATGGGAATCTAGATCCCTTCGGAAAATCTATGAAGATATCCACCCTCTTTTCCTGGTGATCGAACTTTATTTCCTTAATGATCCACGGCTCCTCTAAACCTAGAAGTCTCCTGAACAGTTCCTCAGAATTCATGAAATGTAAATGAATGAGGGTATATTACTTACCCCCAAAGAGTTCAAGAGATCCATAATTTTGTTGTTTGCGGCTTCAATCTGATATGATAATTTTCAGTTTTAATAATAGGGTGTTCTCTCATAGACATAAGTAACGCCATTGACCGTCTTCCTGATCCCCTGCGCCATTCACATAATAGTGTGAACTACCGCCATTATACTTAAATATTTAAATCAGAGAAATGTGCTAAATTATGGTATCAGACAGATTGTAATGTAGGTAAAAAGAGGGAAATTGGGTATAATGTAATTACCTGCCAACGAAGTCATTCATAAAAGTTCCTTTCCTCTGCCATCTCCACACATGAATCTTTCTCGACGGTCAAACTGTGTAGTTTGTTTTGGATCTTGTACTTTCCTCTTTTTGCAACTTCCTCAAATTGCTAAAAGATCATAATTCGTTACATTTGGGAATTAATTATTGTATAGTATATTGTACAAAAAGCATTAAGTTATGTATAGTATACTATACAACATGGTAACAATTGAAGATTTCAAGTACGTCCTAACACTTTGGAACAATTACGAAATACCAAGTCTTATTGAACGTAACGTAAATATTGATTTGGACGCCAACAAAGTTATTGCAATCGCGGGAGTAAGACGTTCAGGCAAAACCCATGTAATGTTTCAGTGTATAAATGCTCTATTGAAACGTGGCGTTAGAAACGACAACATATTTTATGTCGATTTTGAGAATGAGAGGCTTATTGGGCTACAAGCAACGGATCTTGACAGGCTGCTTATTGCACATCGCGAGTTATTCAATCCTGAAGGTACGATATATATTTTCCTTGACGAAATACAGAATGTTGAGAACTGGGAAAAATGGGTTAGAAAGATATATGATACAATGAAGTACCGCATAATCATATCTGGTTCCTCATCCAAATTACTAAGCAGGGAGATAGCAACTTCATTAGCTGGAAGAAACCTTACATACGTTGTATATCCATTCTCATTTGAAGAGTATGTTTCCGCCAAAAAATTAAGGATTAGCAATCTAGATAAATATTCGATCGATAAGGGAATCATTCTAAAGGCGATAGACGAATTTTTAGAA is a window from the Thermoplasmatales archaeon genome containing:
- a CDS encoding Transposase; this encodes MNSEELFRRLLGLEEPWIIKEIKFDHQEKRVDIFIDFPKGSRFPCPVCGIPYGVHDTEERTWRHLNVFQYPTYVHAREPRIKCDQHGKKTADLPWARKGSGFSLHFEAMVVEMGKEMPVSSVARIVGINEDSVWRILKHYVDEARKDQDLSGISVLGIDEFSVEKHHVYVTLFYDIKNSRVIHIEEGKDSDVFMKFMQKNPFLDVRNIEHITMDMCPPYISGAKRYFPDSSIVFDHFHVIKMMNDALDRIRRKESRENEILKHTRYDWLKNFSDLLQKERDRLMSVKSLDLQTSHAYHFKIALQRLWQVNAGIAESYLRKWISWASRSRMPDIIKLGKTINRHLAGIMEAIRSGINSAVVEGLNNKIRTAFKRSYGFKAHEYRDTIIYLVAGGLKLPPQC